One genomic segment of Amycolatopsis sp. WQ 127309 includes these proteins:
- a CDS encoding Ig-like domain-containing protein translates to MLPKKTLLSVAGILAGALLLSACSSGDDGGSPTGGAPTSGSEAPSATPVAVTFEPAGGANVNPSTPVVVKAANGKLIDVTVTNTAKGKPVAGKLATDSLSWTSSEPLGYGATYKIVAHAQGTDGKPIEQDNQISTIAPKKQANANLIPAPSAVASTGVGVGQPIVFSFGKIAVKNKADVEKALTVESTPKQEGSWYWIDDSNVHYRPKEYWKAGTTLKVTAKIYGVDFGNGVFGAEDRTETYKVHDSWIAKADGNTEQMQIFHNGAMVKAMPISMGKDATPTHLGAHIISDKQANYTMDSCTYGVCPPDPKAYRSNEKFSQRISNDGEFVHENPNSVGQQGSSNVSHGCINLNAANAQWFFQNLGLGDVVEVTNSGGPQLPVWDLYGDWSKSWADWQAGSAVK, encoded by the coding sequence ATGCTCCCCAAGAAGACTTTACTTTCGGTGGCCGGGATTCTCGCCGGAGCACTGCTGCTTTCCGCTTGCTCGTCCGGTGACGACGGTGGTTCGCCCACCGGCGGGGCGCCGACGTCCGGATCCGAGGCGCCATCCGCGACCCCGGTGGCGGTGACGTTCGAGCCGGCGGGCGGCGCCAACGTGAACCCGTCGACCCCCGTCGTCGTCAAGGCGGCCAACGGGAAGCTCATCGACGTCACGGTGACCAACACGGCGAAGGGGAAGCCGGTGGCCGGCAAGCTGGCGACGGACTCCCTCAGCTGGACGTCCAGCGAACCGCTCGGCTACGGCGCGACGTACAAGATCGTCGCGCACGCCCAGGGCACCGACGGGAAGCCGATCGAGCAGGACAACCAGATCAGCACGATCGCCCCGAAGAAGCAGGCCAACGCCAACCTGATCCCGGCACCGTCCGCGGTGGCGAGCACGGGTGTCGGTGTGGGGCAGCCGATCGTCTTCAGCTTCGGCAAGATCGCCGTCAAGAACAAGGCGGACGTCGAGAAGGCCCTCACGGTGGAGTCGACGCCGAAGCAGGAGGGCAGCTGGTACTGGATCGACGATTCGAACGTCCACTACCGGCCGAAGGAGTACTGGAAGGCCGGCACCACACTGAAGGTCACGGCGAAGATCTACGGCGTCGATTTCGGAAACGGCGTCTTCGGTGCCGAGGATCGTACGGAGACGTACAAGGTGCACGATTCCTGGATCGCGAAGGCGGACGGGAACACCGAGCAGATGCAGATCTTCCACAACGGCGCCATGGTGAAGGCCATGCCCATCTCGATGGGCAAGGACGCGACGCCGACGCATTTGGGCGCGCACATCATTTCGGACAAGCAGGCCAACTACACGATGGACTCGTGCACGTACGGCGTCTGCCCGCCCGACCCGAAGGCGTACCGCTCCAACGAGAAGTTCTCACAGCGCATTTCGAACGACGGCGAGTTCGTCCACGAGAACCCGAACAGCGTGGGCCAGCAGGGAAGCTCGAACGTCTCCCACGGCTGCATCAACCTGAACGCGGCGAACGCCCAGTGGTTCTTCCAGAACCTGGGCCTGGGCGACGTAGTAGAGGTAACCAACTCGGGCGGCCCCCAGCTCCCAGTCTGGGACCTGTACGGCGACTGGTCCAAGTCCTGGGCCGACTGGCAAGCCGGCTCAGCGGTGAAGTAA